A stretch of the Cottoperca gobio chromosome 2, fCotGob3.1, whole genome shotgun sequence genome encodes the following:
- the lypd6 gene encoding ly6/PLAUR domain-containing protein 6, translating into MEAWPTVAWVLLMTNIADWLKTVQSRDFTMMDIILLHPSTTPHPGSFKCFTCEDAADNYECNRWAPDVYCPKDARYCHTLHMMDNYGDSASVTKRCASLKDCRFTGCAGITDNGYHMCSSCCEGNICNMLVPRNTSSAIFSSTSPLVSSSGGFLPATLSYIIITIFTARHV; encoded by the exons ATGGAGGCCTGGCCAACAGTGGCCTGGGTCCTGCTAATGACCAACATTGCTGATTGGCTGAAAACTGTCCAGTCCCGGGACTTCACCATGATGGACATCATCCTGCTGCATCCCTCGA ctACACCTCATCCTGGCAGCTTTAAGTGCTTCACGTGTGAAGACGCTGCAGATAACTACGAGTGTAATCGTTGGGCGCCGGATGTTTACTGTCCAAAAG ATGCCAGATactgccacacactgcacatgatGGATAACTATGGAGACAGTGCGTCTGTGACCAAGCGCTGTGCGAGTCTGAAGGACTGTCGGTTCACCGGCTGTGCTGGCATCACCGATAATGGCTATCAT ATGTGCTCGTCCTGCTGTGAGGGGAACATCTGTAACATGTTGGTGCCGAGGAATACGAGCAGCGCCATCTTCTCCTCGACTTCTCCTCTGGTGAGCTCGAGCGGAGGGTTCCTTCCAGCAACGCTGAGctacatcatcatcaccatcttTACAGCTCGGCATGTTTGA